In a single window of the Oncorhynchus tshawytscha isolate Ot180627B unplaced genomic scaffold, Otsh_v2.0 Un_contig_635_pilon_pilon, whole genome shotgun sequence genome:
- the LOC112258881 gene encoding UBA-like domain-containing protein 2 isoform X1 — translation MSVNMDELRHQVMINQFVLTAGCAADQAKPLLQAAHWQFETALSSFFQEANIPSHHHQMMCTPRNTPATPPNFPDTITMFSKLRASDCSGSSGGGGPTQVSMACSPPSSTAGFGSFWASSPPNHQPVWLPPSSPTGHHMHHHQYQHQHHHHHMHQTPMWPPVSQPGSAQQTPVISVLHGQR, via the exons ATGTCGGTGAATATGGACGAACTCAGGCATCAAGTGATGATCAACCAGTTTGTTTTGACTGCTGGTTGTGCTGCTGATCAAGCGAAGCCGCTTCTTCAAGCGGCTCACTGGCAATTCGAG acAGCCTTAAGCTCCTTTTTCCAGGAGGCCAACATCCCTAGTCACCACCACCAGATG ATGTGCACTCCAAGGAACACCCCAGCCACGCCGCCTAACTTCCCCGACACCATCACCATGTTCTCCAAGCTGAGGGCGTCAGACTGCTCGGGGAGCTCCGGAGGCGGAGGTCCCACCCAGGTGTCCATGGCctgctcccccccctcctccacagCTGGCTTCGGATCCTTCTGGGCCTCATCACCCCCCAACCACCAGCCCGTCTGGCTGCCCCCCTCCTCGCCCACAGGCCACCACATGcaccaccaccagtaccagcaccagcaccaccaccaccacatgcacCAGACCCCCATGTGGCCCCCTGTGTCCCAGCCCGGCAGCGCCCAGCAGACCCCTGTTATATCGGTCCTGCATGGCCAGAGATGA
- the LOC112258881 gene encoding UBA-like domain-containing protein 2 isoform X2: protein MSVNMDELRHQVMINQFVLTAGCAADQAKPLLQAAHWQFEMCTPRNTPATPPNFPDTITMFSKLRASDCSGSSGGGGPTQVSMACSPPSSTAGFGSFWASSPPNHQPVWLPPSSPTGHHMHHHQYQHQHHHHHMHQTPMWPPVSQPGSAQQTPVISVLHGQR from the exons ATGTCGGTGAATATGGACGAACTCAGGCATCAAGTGATGATCAACCAGTTTGTTTTGACTGCTGGTTGTGCTGCTGATCAAGCGAAGCCGCTTCTTCAAGCGGCTCACTGGCAATTCGAG ATGTGCACTCCAAGGAACACCCCAGCCACGCCGCCTAACTTCCCCGACACCATCACCATGTTCTCCAAGCTGAGGGCGTCAGACTGCTCGGGGAGCTCCGGAGGCGGAGGTCCCACCCAGGTGTCCATGGCctgctcccccccctcctccacagCTGGCTTCGGATCCTTCTGGGCCTCATCACCCCCCAACCACCAGCCCGTCTGGCTGCCCCCCTCCTCGCCCACAGGCCACCACATGcaccaccaccagtaccagcaccagcaccaccaccaccacatgcacCAGACCCCCATGTGGCCCCCTGTGTCCCAGCCCGGCAGCGCCCAGCAGACCCCTGTTATATCGGTCCTGCATGGCCAGAGATGA